One window of Micropterus dolomieu isolate WLL.071019.BEF.003 ecotype Adirondacks linkage group LG13, ASM2129224v1, whole genome shotgun sequence genomic DNA carries:
- the ssh1b gene encoding protein phosphatase Slingshot homolog 1, which produces MALVTLQRSPTPSAASSASTTNSSAGEDFGSDDDRKNNQSLSESFFMVKGAALFLQQGGSAQGPKTPTHHKHAGDLPQHLQVMFKILRSEDRIKLAVRLESGWSDRVRYMVVIYTNGHQDTEENIVLGMDFTDKDSKDCSIGMVLPLWSDTNIHLDGDGGFSVNTAGRSHVFKPVSVQAMWSALQILHKACEVSRRFNYFPGGIALTWMAFYESCITSEQSCVNEWNAMTDLETTRPDSPTMFVDRPTERERTECLIKAKLRSIMTFQDLENITSKEIRNELEQHMSCNLTEYKEFIDNEMLLILGQMDKPTLIFDHVYLGSEWNASNLEELRDCGVGYILNVTREIDNFFPGMFSYHNIRVYDEEATDLLAHWNETYNFIVKAKKNNSKCLVHCKMGVSRSASTVIAYAMKEHGWSLEKAYNFVKQKRSIAQPNAAFMRQLAEYEGILDASKQRHNKLWRTETDEEGSDDLQASGHSTGGEETPVLRGEEAWGGCGASPCRGMGLEMEPLDSLNYNYYFRRLSDSALDSEPSTPVRGPPLLGMERVFIEIEDVERDALLEDEGFPMAHLALPGSGTAAQTCGRLDPMEDMRLRLEFSTLEEEDEEEAKKEEAEMAALAQTPGNSDGKKAGEEAERTEESRLGLANLNTNNSNRLAAKRSCPAAFDDSASTGNPLKVKPSYQSCKDCLRLQQGRRCDRPAGGRSHRLNPSRHCTVPSICIDPPGTNFSSTPILQSLQTPAVVLSNLVQPCSHLYRCSTCAPVVLPVPLTNHQKLVSPMSCEEIPPDRSSVETEDMDEPQGDDAGEQISMEGTGAISATTAEALKLQPGGAVELEQQALAQLQMPGLGIEFGLELMRQRAEQLEKLPSLAMEGQLPVRPLP; this is translated from the exons GAGATTTACCTCAACACCTGCAGGTCATGTTTAAGATCCTCCGGTCCGAAGATCGCATTAAACTG GCTGTACGGTTAGAGAGTGGATGGTCAGACCGGGTACGCTACATGGTTGTTATCTACACCAACGGCCATCAAGACACAGAGGAAAATATCGTCCTGGGAATGGACTTCACAGACAAGGACAG TAAAGATTGCTCTATTGGGATGGTGCTACCACTGTGGAGTGATACCAACATACATTTAGATGGAGATGG aggcttcagtgtgaacacagcaGGGCGGTCACATGTCTTCAAGCCTGTGTCTGTGCAGGCCATGTG GTCTGCCCTGCAGATCCTCCACAAAGCATGCGAGGTGTCACGCCGGTTCAACTACTTCCCAGGTGGCATTGCTCTCACTTGGATGGCCTTCTATGAGAGCTGCATCACCTCAGAGCAAAGCTGCGTCAATGAGTGGAATGCCATGACCGACCTGGAGACCACCAGGCCTGACTCGCCCACCATGTTTGTCGACCG GCCAACTGAACGAGAGAGAACAGAGTGTCTCATCAAAGCCAAGCTACGCAGCATCATGACGTTTCAAGACCTGGAGAACATCACCTCGAAGGAG ATCCGTAACGAGCTGGAGCAGCAcatgagttgtaacctcacagagTACAAAGAGTTTATCGACAACGAGATGCTTCTGATCCTGGGACAGATGGACAAGCCCACACTTATCTTTGACCATGTGTATTtg GGCTCTGAGTGGAACGCTTCCAACTTGGAAGAACTCCGTGACTGCGG AGTTGGTTACATCCTGAATGTTACTAGAGAGATTGACAACTTCTTCCCGGGGATGTTCTCTTATCACAACATCCGTGTGTACGATGAGGAGGCCACGGATCTGCTGGCCCACTGGAACGAAACCTACAACTTTATTGTCAAAGCCAA GAAGAACAACTCCAAGTGCCTGGTGCACTGTAAGATGGGAGTGAGCCGGTCTGCCTCTACAGTTATTGCCTATGCAATGAAGGAGCACGGCTGGTCTCTGGAGAAAGCATACAACTTTGTCAAGCAGAAACGCAGTATAGCTCAGCCAAACGCTGCTTTCATGAGACAGCTGGCAGAATATGAGGGAATCCTGGATGCAAG TAAACAGCGCCACAACAAGCTATGGAGGACTGAAACAGATGAGGAGGGATCAGATGACTTGCAAGCCTCTGGCCACAGTACTGGTGGGGAGGAGACACCAGTGCTCAGAGGGGAAGAAGCCTGGGGAGGCTGCGGGGCATCTCCCTGCAGGGGTATGGGTCTGGAGATGGAGCCCCTTGACTCTCTTAACTACAATTATTACTTCAGACGTTTGTCAGACTCTGCACTAGACAGCGAGCCCTCCACCCCAGTGCGGGGTCCCCCCCTGCTAGGTATGGAAAGAGTTTTCATTGAGATTGAAGACGTGGAGAGGGATGCCCTATTGGAGGATGAGGGTTTCCCCATGGCCCATTTAGCCCTGCCTGGCAGTGGCACGGCAGCTCAAACGTGTGGGCGCCTTGACCCCATGGAAGACATGAGACTGAGGCTCGAGTTCAGTACtttggaggaagaggatgaggaagaggccAAGAAAGAGGAAGCTGAGATGGCGGCCTTGGCTCAAACACCTGGAAATTCAGATGGGAAGAAGGCTggggaggaggcagagaggacGGAGGAAAGCCGGCTAGGCCTAGCCAATCTGAACACCAATAACAGTAACCGCCTAGCTGCCAAGCGCAGCTGCCCCGCAGCTTTTGAC GACAGTGCTAGCACAGGAAACCCTTTAAAAGTGAAGCCCTCCTATCAGTCCTGTAAAGATTGCCTGCGTCTACAACAAGGGCGGCGCTGTGACCGTCCAGCAGGAGGCCGTTCCCATCGCCTTAACCCCTCTCGCCACTGCACTGTCCCCTCCATATGCATTGATCCGCCCGGGACCAATTTTTCATCCACCCCAATTCTGCAGTCTCTGCAAACCCCTGCAGTTGTCCTGTCTAACTTGGTCCAGCCCTGTAGTCATCTCTACCGCTGTTCCACCTGCGCCCCCGTTGTCCTACCTGTCCCACTAACCAACCACCAAAAACTGGTCTCACCGATGAGCTGTGAGGAGATCCCTCCTGACCGCAGCTCAGTGGAGACAGAGGACATGGACGAACCACAGGGGGACGACGCCGGAGAACAAATATCTATGGAGGGTACAGGGGCCATCAGTGCAACTACTGCTGAAGCTTTAAAATTACAACCTGGAGGTGCAGTGGAACTCGAGCAGCAGGCTCTGGCCCAGCTGCAAATGCCAGGACTGGGAATAGAGTTTGGTCTGGAACTgatgagacagagagcagagcagcttGAGAAACTGCCAAGCTTGGCCATGGAGGGCCAGCTCCCAGTGAGGCCCCTGCCTTAA